GCACACGCGCTCGATGGCCGACCTGCTCGCCGTGCTCGAGGTGGTCGTCGCCGACGATCCCGAGACGCGGGGGGATTTCTGGCGCGCGCAGCCGTGGGTGCCGCTCCCGGCCGCGTCGGAGGTGCGGCCGGAGTCGTACTCGGCGCTCGCGGCCGACGCCACGCTGGTCGGCAAGCGGATCGGCATCCCGCGCCTGTTCCTCGGCACCGACCCGCTCGCGGGCACCGGCCCGAAGGGCGTAGGCGGGCCGACGGGGGAGCGGATCGAACCGCGCCCCTCGGTGCTCGCGCTGTGGGAGGCCGCCCGCGCCGACCTCGAGGCCGCGGGGGCGATCGTCGTCGAGACGGACTTCCCCCTGGTGAGCAACTACGAGGGCGACCGGCCCGGGGCGCCGACGATCTCGACGCGCGGGCTGGTGTCGCCGGAGTTCCTCCACAGCGAGATCGTCGACCTGTCGGCGTGGGCCTGGGACGACTTCCTCCGCGCGAACGGGCACCCAGGACTCGCCGTCGTGGACGGGGCCGAGATCTTCCCGCACCCCGAGGGCGCTCTGCCCGATCGGTACACGGGCTTCGACGATGACATCGCCCTGTACCCCGCGCATGTGCGCGAACATCCGGTGGAGGCATTCACCGAGATCCCGCATCTGGAGGAAGGGTTGCGCGGTCTGGAAGAGACCCGCCGCCGTGATCTCGAGGAGTGGATGGATGCCGAAGGCCTCGACGCCCTGGTCTTCCCGACGCAGACCGACATCGCCCCCGCGGACGCCGACGTGAACCCCGCCGCGGCGGACATCGCGTGGCGCAACGGCGTCTGGGTCTCCACCGGCAACCTCGCGATCCGCCACTGCGGGGTGCCGACCGTGACGGTGCCGATGGGAACCCTCGACGACATAGGGATGCCGGTGGGCCTGACCTTCGCCGGACGGGCGTACGACGACACCTCTCTCTTGCAGCTCGCCGTCGCTTTCGAGGCGACGGGCGTGCGGCGCACGGTGCCGCCGCGGACGCCCCCTCTCCGCACAGGCGGCTGAGCGCGGTCGGGGCTGTGGACAACCCCCTCTCGGCGTGAGCGCTTCGCTAGCCTGGAGCACGACCGACGCCGAGGGGGGACCATGACGGAAGTCGCGGGAAGGGATGCCGGGAACCACCGGCTCGTGTGGCCGTCGCAGCCGGAGCTGCTGACCGACACCTCACGGTGCCCGTGGTGCTTCGCACCGATCACGGCCTCGCCGTGCGCGACGTGCGGACTCGACCTCAGCGACCCGCGGACCTTCGACGTGCTCTCGCTGTCGCAGCGCATCGCGGGCCTCGCGCGGGCGCGCGACGAGGCTCTGCGGCGGATCCGGACGGATGCCGTTCCGGCGGCGGAGCCTGCGGTGGCCCCGGGGACGGCGCCCGCGGGGCCGGCACCGGCGTCCGTCCCCGCGCCCGTAGCGGCGTCTGCGCCGGAGCCGACACCCGACACCGCGTCCGGGCCGGTGGCGGAGCCCGCATCCGTGCCGGAAGCCGCGGCCCGGCCGGAGCCCGCGTCCGCGCCGGAAGCCGCGCCCCGGCCGGAGCCCGCGTCCGCGCCGGAAGCCGCGCCCCGGCCGGAGCCCGCGTCCGCGCCGGAAGCCGCGCCCCAGCCGGAGCCCGCACCCGTGCCGGCGCCGGAAGGCGCGCCCGGGCCGGTAGCGGAGCCCGCATCCCTGCCGGCGCCCGAAGCTGCGCCGCCGGTGCCGGTGGCGGCGAACGCGGCGGCCCCACCGACCTTCGCCGCCCTTCCGGGCTTCGCGCCGCCCGCGGGCGCCACGCCGCCGCCGGGGGCCGCGCTCCCTGCCGGCGAGCTGCACCCCTTCGCGGGCGGCGGTTCGCCGCAGGCGCCGGCGACCGTCACGGGGGCACCGGTCGGCCCGCCGGTGCCGACGCCGACGCCCGGCGAACCCGCCAAACCCCGCCGCTCCGGGGTGCAGGTGTTCCTGCTCTCGATCGGAGTCGTGCTGCTCGCGGTGGCCGCGGCGTTCTTCCTGACCGTCGCGTGGGTCAGCGGGGGGCTCGTGCTGCGGTCGATCATCGTGGGCGCGGCGACCGCGGGCGTCATCGTCACGGCATCCGTCCTTCGCCGTCGTCGGCTGACCGCGACCGCGGAGGGCATCGCGCTCCTCGGGATCGCACTCGTCGCGCTCGACGTGTGGGCCGTGCGCGCGAACGACCTCGCGGGAGCCTCCGGCGTCGACGCGCGCGTCTACTGGGGGTGGGCGGCGATCGCCGCCGGGGTCGGGTTCGTGGCCTGGGCTCGCCTCGCGGGTCTTCGCGCCCCGCTGTCCACGGGGATCGCGGCGCTCGCCGTGGGGCCGCCTCTCGTCGTCGCCGGTCTCCTCGCCCACGATGCGACCCTCGGGTGGTACGCCTCCGGCCTGACGATCCTCGTCCTCACCCTCGCCGCCCCTCTCGTGTCGCGGCTGGCCCGCGCGGACGCCGGATCCGTCGCCGTCGAGATCATCTCGCTGCGGGTATTCGCGGGACTGGGCGCGTTGCTCGCCCTGGTCGCCGCGCTCGTGCTCGATCCCGACACGGCGTGGACGCCCCTGGCTGCGAGCATCCCGATCGCGGTGCTGCTCGCGATCCACGCCGGGCTGCTCGTGCGCACGGGAGTCGCCCAGGTCGCGCCCATCGCCTCGCCCTTCGCGGTGCTCGCCCTCGGTTCCGGGGTCGCGGCGAGCGTCGTCCGGCTCGCGGATGCCACGGTCGCCGTCACCGTGCCGGTCCTCGTCGCGGTGGTCGTCGCTCTCGCCCTCGAAGCCGTCGCGGGTCGCGTTGCGGCCGGCGCCGCCCGGACGACCCTGCTCGCCGGAGCCTTCACGGCCGCAATCGGAGCGGCGCTCGCCGCGGTGGCCCCGGTCCTGTGGGCCCTCGCGGCCCTGGGCACGCCGCTGCGGCGACTGCTCCCGCTCTTCGGTGAGTCCTCTCTGGCGATGAACGACGTGGATGCCACGAGCACGGCGGCCGTGGTCACCCTCGTCGCCGCGGTGGTGCTGGCCGCTCTCGTGTGGCGTCTCACCGGCCGCGGATCGAGCCGGCGTCTCGCCATCTGGTGGGCCGGCGGGGGCGTGATGCTGCTCGTCGGTCCGCAGCTGCGGGTCACCGTCGTGATCGTGCTCTGGTACCTCGCGATGGCGATCGCCGGCGTGATCCTCTTGCGACGTCGACGCGGCGACATCGCGGCGTCGGCCGTCGTCGGCAGCCTCGCGCTCCTCACCGGTTGGACGCTGTCGTTCTCGTCGCCCCTGGCCTGGACAGTCGCGACGCTCGGCGTCCTCGCGGTCCTCTGGATGCTGGCATCCCTCGCACCCGCCGCCCGCGTGCCGGCCGCGGTGGTCTTCGTCGTCTTCGCGTCGTGCAGCGCGTGGCTGGCGCCCGCCGCCGCGTTCGA
This portion of the Microbacterium testaceum StLB037 genome encodes:
- a CDS encoding amidase; this encodes MIEVTEATIAQLAAALAAGETTAVELLDAHLARIAAYDAPDSATKLNAVVVLNPDARAEAEASDARRAVGQARGPLDGIPYTAKDSYLVRGLTAASGSPAFADLVARSDAFTIERLREAGAICLGRTNMPPMANGGMQRGLYGRAESPYNADYLTSAFASGSSNGSGTATAASFGVFGLGEETWSSGRAPASCNGLCAYTPSRGVISVRGNWPLVPTMDVVVPHTRSMADLLAVLEVVVADDPETRGDFWRAQPWVPLPAASEVRPESYSALAADATLVGKRIGIPRLFLGTDPLAGTGPKGVGGPTGERIEPRPSVLALWEAARADLEAAGAIVVETDFPLVSNYEGDRPGAPTISTRGLVSPEFLHSEIVDLSAWAWDDFLRANGHPGLAVVDGAEIFPHPEGALPDRYTGFDDDIALYPAHVREHPVEAFTEIPHLEEGLRGLEETRRRDLEEWMDAEGLDALVFPTQTDIAPADADVNPAAADIAWRNGVWVSTGNLAIRHCGVPTVTVPMGTLDDIGMPVGLTFAGRAYDDTSLLQLAVAFEATGVRRTVPPRTPPLRTGG